One Pseudomonas sp. MM213 genomic window, AGCAACGCCATGGCCTTGTCCGGGTCTTGCTTGGCCAGGCGGCGCAGGCCGAGGCTGACAATGTCGGACATCGGTTCGTCGGCCGGTGTGAAACGCGACGGCTGGTTGAGCAGTTCGGGTTTCTGCGCCACGTCCACCAACAAACGGCCGCGAGGGGCGAGGGTGGTCAGGCCGTTGACCAGGCTGTTGGCCAGCGGATAGTTGCGCGCCTGGGCGGCAAGCTTGGTGCGTTCCCAACGTTTCTGTTCGGTCAGTTGGCCTTCGGCAGCCCAGACCCCGAACAAACCGTCGCACGCCGAAGGCAGGGATTTGCCAGTCAGCCAGAGCTTGTTGGCGTTGGCGTAGCCTTCGGATTTCAGGTTGTGCCCGATCTGGTACTGCGCGTTCAGGCAGTCCAGCTCGGTGAAATTCAGCTTGGGATCGTAGTACTTGACGAAAGTCGCCCAGTCGCCGCGATCGGCCAGCCAGCGCAACCAGCGCAATTTCATCCAGTTGGCTTGCGGCAAGTCACCGTGTTCGGCGAGGAATTTTTCGATCTCGGCGTTGCTCGCCGTTTTCAGGCGTGCGGTCAGTTCGTCATAGGCCAGGTACGGCTCCAGCGGGTAGTCGCTGAGCGCCTTGCTATAACGGAAGTACGGGCCGGTATCACCCTTGGCCAGGGCGCGCTTGGCTTCATCGTAATACTGGCGTTGGGTGGACAGGTCCACCGCCTGGGCAGTTTGAACGGCAGCGGCAGAGAGAAGAAAACAGGATAAAAGACTGAAAAGGCGACTGCGCATGAGACGTCCGGGCAGAGAAATCATGACAAGTGCGAGGCATGCCCGCACTGAATAATCTGTAGCTTAGCCTTTTGCCAGCAACCGGCGAAAGCTTTGCGGGCCTGTCAGCATCAGTTCGCAACATTTGTCATGCAGAGTGCCCCGAAGGTGAAATTGCCGGCCTTCTGAAGCCTCAAGTCAGGTAGAATGCGCGCCCGGTTTTTGGAGAAGCTCATGACCCTGCTCAAATTCAGCGATGTGTCCCTTGCTTTCGGCGCTATGCCGTTGTTGGACAAGGTGTCCTGGCAGATCGCCCGTGGTGAGCGGGTGTGCATCATCGGCCGCAACGGCACTGGCAAGTCCAGCATGATGAAGCTCGTCAAGGGCGACCAGAAGCCTGACGACGGCTCCGTGTGGCGCGCACCCGGCCTCAAGATTGGCGAATTGCCGCAAGAATTGCCGGTAGCCGACGAGCGGACCGTGTTCGACGTAGTGGCTGAAGGCCTGGACGGTGTCGGTGCGCTGCTTGCCGAATATCACCACCTGAGCCAGAACATCGTCACCGACGCCGACCTGGACAAGCTGATGCACGTCCAGCACGACCTCGAAGCCCGCGACGGCTGGCGTTTGCAAACCCTGGTCGACAGCACCCTCAGCCGCCTGCAACTGCCGGCCGACAAGACCCTCGCCGAATTGTCCGGTGGCTGGCGTCGTCGCGTCCTGCTGGCGCAGGCGCTGGTGTCCGAGCCCGATCTGCTGCTGCTCGACGAACCAACAAACCACCTGGACATCGGTGCGATTGCCTGGCTCGAAGAAGCGCTGAAGGATTTCCAGGGCGCCGTGCTGTTCATCACGCACGACCGTTCCTTCCTGCAAAACCTCGCGACCCGCATTCTTGAACTGGATCGCGGTGGCCTGATCGACTGGAATGGCGACTACGCCAGTTTCCTGGTGCACAAAGAAGCCGAACTGGCCGCCGAGGCCACCGCCAACGCGCTGTTCGACAAGAAACTGGCCCAGGAAGAAGTCTGGATCCGCCAGGGCATCAAGGCCCGTCGCACCCGTAACGAAGGCCGCGTCCGTGCACTGAAAGCATTGCGCGTTGAACGTAGCGAGCGTCGTGAGCGCACCGGCAAGGCCAACATTCAGCTGGATACCGCTGACAAGTCCGGCAAGCAGGTGATGGTCCTCGAGAACGTGAGTTTCGCTCACCCGGGCGGTCCGTTCCTGATCAAGGATTTCTCGATGGTCCTGACGCGCGGCGACCGTATCGGTCTGCTTGGCGCCAACGGTACCGGCAAGACCACGCTGTTGAAGCTGATGCTCAGCGGTCTGCAACCGACCAGCGGCAAAGTGGAAGAGGGCACGCGCATCGACGTGGCGTACTTCGACCAGTTGCGCCACCAACTGGACCTGGAAAAGACCGTGATCGACAACGTGGCCGAAGGTCGCGACTTCATCGACATTGATGGTCAGAGCCGTCACGTGCTGAGTTACCTCGGCGACTTCCTGTTCAGCCCGCAGCGTGCCCGCACGCCGGTCAAGGCGCTGTCAGGTGGTGAGCGTGCGCGTCTGTTGCTGGCGAAACTGTTCAGCAAGCCGGCCAACCTGCTGGTCCTCGACGAACCGACCAACGACCTCGACGTGGAAACACTCGAACTGCTGGAAGAGGTCCTGCTGACCTTCAACGGCACCGTGCTGATGGTCAGCCACGACCGGGCATTCCTCGACAACGTGGTCACCAGCACACTGGTCTTCGAAGGTGAAGGCAAGGTTCGCGAATACGTCGGTGGTTATCAGGACTGGCTGCGTCAGGGCGGTTCGCCGCGCCTGCTGGGCGTGACCGAGAGCAAGTCCGGCAAGGCCGACCTGACGTCGGCGGTCGTGACGGCTGAGCCTGCACCGGTTGCGGCGGCGGTCGAAGCGCCGGTGGCGAAGAAGAAACTCAGCTACAAGTTGCAGCGTGAGCTGGAAATGTTGCCGAGCCAGATCGAAGCCATGGAGCAGCAGATCGCCGTCGTTGAGGCCCAGATGGCCGATGCTGGCTTCTATCAGCGTCCTGCTGCCGAGACGGCCGCGGTGATCGCTCAGTTGGAGCAGTTGCAGGCTGAGCTCGACGTGATGGTCGAGCGTTGGGCCGAGCTGGATGCCTGATTGATCCTGCAATAAAAAAGCCCGGCGCTCAGTGATGAACGCCGGGCTTTTCGTATGCAACACAATCTACTGTAGGAGCCGGCTTGCTGGCGATCGCGGTTTGTCAGCTGGCATTGATGTCGACTGATGCACCGTGATCGCCAGCAAGCCGGCTCCTACAAGGATCGGTTATCAGCTTTTGTTTTGCAGGCGCACGGCAAGTACGTCGCAAGGTGCGCCGTGCAGTACGTCATTGGCGGTGGAGCCCAGCAGCAATGCCAGGCCATGCCGGCCATGGCTGCCCACCACGATCAGGTCGCAGGTCTGCTCTTTGGCCAGGTGATGAATCTCCTGGCGTGGCTGGCCGTAGGTCAGGTGGCTGTACTCTTTGGACAGTTCCGGGTACTTCACGATCAGCCGGTCAAGACGTTCCTTGGCCTGATCGAACTGTTGCTGCTGCAACTGGGAAAGGTCCATCGGCACGTCGCCGCCAAAGGCCATGGCCATCGGCTCGACAATGTGCACCAGGGACAGTTTCGCGCCGTTGCTCACCGACAGTTCGCGAGCTCGGTGGATGACAGGGTCGCACTCTTCGGTCAGGTCTACAGCGACCAGAATGTGGTTGTAGGGCATGAGGTGCTCCTCCTGAGGATTGCAATATTGGTAAGTATGGCTGGTTTCAAGCGCAGTGTTTTCAAAGTGACTCAAAGCGCTCATCAAGAATCGGGAGTACAGATATGACGGTCTGGATAGTGGTGTCAATCCTGTTGGTGGTTCTCAGTCCGCTGGCGTGGTTGCGTCCGTCCCGTGGGCAGAGCGGCCGCATGGCCCTGCGCATGGAGGCGCGACGCATCGGGCTGGCCATGCAGCTGGCGCCTCAGGAGTGGCCGCACTGGCTGAGCCAGGAACCGCCGAGCCCTTGCGCGCAGTACCATCGACCGCGTCGCGGCAGTCAGCCTGCTTGCTGGAGTTACTGGCAAAAGTCGCCGGGCGTTTGGGTGAATCAATGGCAGGAGGTCTGCGAGGATCCGGCGTTGTTGATTCATTTCGAAAAGTTGCCGGCCAACGTCTACAAGGTCGAAGCGGACAAGCAGATGATCACGTTGTACTGGGGCGAGAAGGGCGAAGCGACAGTTTTGCAACAAATCGATGCAACCCTCAAAGCATTAGCCTGACTCTCGATCCCCTGTAGGAGCGAGCGGTGCGGCGATCCGACTTGCCCGCGAAGGCGTCCAGCCTGACACACCGCTTTCGCGGGCAAGCCTCGCTCCTACGATTGTCCAGGCAATAAAAAGCCCGACATTCAACATCGGGCTGGAGTTGGCCAGGCAGGCCGGTAATTCGCTGTGCGCTGATCTTACGCCGGGCATTCGCCGACGCGTTCATATTTTTTCCTCAACCTCCCGCCCAGCGTAGCCCGTTAAACAAAGGCTGCCGTGAATTAGGGCGACTTTTCTAACTATTGATTCTATGAATGGCCTCACATGCAGCCGGGTGTTGCAGGTCTTCGTGTTACGGAAATGACCGGAAAGTCGCGTTTCAACCCGTGTTTTGGGCGATTGACAATTGTCGGAAATTCCGTGAAGGTGACGTACCCAAATCAAACGGGCGTATGAATTGAGCGTTTGTATTTCAGATCGCTCCTACAGAATCCCGACTATCGCGTTGGCGGGTGTGCCGGGTGGATTGGCGTAGCATCGACGATAAACGTCACTGCCAAGCCATTCGCCTGCTTCCGACGTGTACTGTTCAGCTTCCATATCGTGGAGATCAGTTGATGATTTACGAAGGTAAAGCCATCACGGTTAAGGCTCTTGAAAGTGGCATCGTCGAATTGAAATTCGACCTCAAGGGTGAGTCCGTCAACAAGTTCAACCGTCTAACCCTGAACGAACTGCGTCAGGCCGTAGACACCATCAAGGCAGATGCTTCGATCAAGGGTGTGATCGTCAGCAGCGGCAAGGACGTGTTCATCGTCGGCGCCGACATCACCGAATTTGTCGAGAACTTCAAGCTGCCTGATGCAGAGCTTGTCGCTGGCAACCTCGAAGCCAACAAGATTTTCAGCGATTTCGAAGACCTCAACGTCCCGACTGTCGCCGCGATCAACGGCATCGCCCTGGGTGGCGGTCTGGAAATGTGCCTGGCGGCGGACTACCGCGTCATGTCCGTCACGGCCAAGATCGGTCTGCCGGAAGTCAAGCTGGGCATCTACCCGGGTTTCGGCGGCACTGTACGCCTGCCGCGCCTGATCGGTGCCGACAACGCCATCGAGTGGATTGCCGCCGGTAAGGAAAACCGTGCTGAAGACGCGCTGAAAGTCGGCGCAGTCGATGCAGTGGTTGCACCTGAGAAACTGCAGGAAGCCGCTCTGGAACTGATCAAGCGCGCCATCTCCGGCGAGTTCGACTACAAGGCCAAGCGTCAACCGAAGCTTGAGAAACTCAAGCTGAACGCCATCGAACAAATGATGGCTTTCGAAACCGCCAAAGGTTTCGTGGCAGGCCAGGCTGGCCCGAACTACCCGGCACCGGTCGAAGCGATCAAGACCATCCAGAAAGCTGCGAACTTCGGTCGCGACAAAGCGCTGGAAGTCGAAGCCGCCGGTTTCGTCAAACTGGCCAAGACCTCTGCCGCGCAGAGCTTGATCGGTCTGTTCCTGAACGACCAGGAACTGAAGAAAAAGGCCAAGGCCTACGACGAAATCGCCAAAGACGTGAAGCAGGCTGCCGTATTGGGCGCTGGCATCATGGGTGGCGGTATCGCTTATCAGTCGGCCTCCAAAGGCACGCCGATCCTGATGAAAGACATCAACGAGCACGGCATCGAGCAAGGCCTGGCTGAAGCCGCCAAGCTGCTGGTCGGTCGCGTTGATAAAGGTCGCATGACCGCGGCGAAAATGGCCGAAGTGCTCAACGGCATTCGTCCGACCCTGTCCTACGGCGACTTCGGTCACGTTGACCTGGTGGTTGAAGCGGTCGTCGAGAACCCTAAGGTCAAGCAGGCTGTGCTGGCTGAAGTGGAAGACAAGGTCAAAGAGGACACCATCCTCGCGTCCAACACCTCGACCATTTCCATCACCTTGCTGGCCAAAGCCCTCAAGCGTCCGGAAAACTTCGTCGGCATGCACTTCTTCAACCCGGTGCACATGATGCCGCTGGTTGAAGTGATTCGTGGCGAGAAGTCCAGCGAGCTGGCCGTTGCCACTACCGTTGCCTACGCCAAGAAAATGGGCAAGAACCCGATCGTCGTCAACGACTGCCCGGGCTTCCTGGTCAATCGCGTCCTGTTCCCGTACTTCGGCGGTTTCGCCAAGCTGGTCAGCGCCGGTGTGGACTTCGTCCGTATCGACAAGGTCATGGAAAAATTCGGCTGGCCGATGGGCCCGGCGTACCTGATGGACGTGGTCGGCATCGACACCGGCCACCACGGTCGCGACGTTATGGCTGAAGGCTTCCCGGACCGCATGAAAGACGACCGCCGTTCGGCTGTTGACGTGCTCTACGAAGCCAAGCGCCTGGGCCAGAAGAATGGCAAGGGCTTCTACGCCTACGAGACCGACAAGAAGGGCAAGCAGAAGAAAGTTGCCGACCCGTCGGTGCTGGAAGTGCTCAAGCCAATCGTCTTTGAACAGCGCGAAGTGACTGACGAAGACATCATCAACTGGATGATGATCCCGCTGTGCCTGGAAACCGTGCGTTGCCTGGAAGACGGCATCGTCGAAACCGCTGCCGAAGCCGACATGGGTCTGGTCTACGGTATTGGTTTCCCTCCATTCCGTGGCGGTGCGCTGCGCTACATCGATTCGATCGGTGTTGCCGAGTTCGTTGCCCTGGCTGACCAGTACGCTGATTTGGGCGCGCTGTACCACCCGACCGCAAAACTGCGTGAAATGGCCAAAACCGGCCAACGGTTCTTCGGTTAAGCGTCCCAACTTTTGAGCGAGAGTGAAATTTTATGAGCTTGAATCCAAGAGACGTCGTGATTGTCGACTTCGGTCGTACTCCGATGGGCCGCTCCAAGGGCGGCATGCACCGCAACACCCGTGCTGAAGATATGTCGGCACACCTGATCAGCAAATTGCTGGAACGCAACGTCAAGGTCGACCCGAACGAAGTCGAAGACGTGATCTGGGGCTGTGTGAACCAGACCCTGGAGCAGGGCTGGAACATCGCTCGCATGGCGTCGCTGATGACTCAGATCCCGCACACCGCTGCCGGCCAGACCGTCAGCCGCCTGTGCGGCTCGTCGATGAGCGCTCTGCACACTGCTGCGCAAGCGATCATGACCGGCAACGGTGACGTATTCGTCGTCGGCGGCGTCGAGCATATGGGTCACGTGAGCATGATGCACGGTGTCGATCCGAACCCGCACATGTCGCTGTACGCGGCGAAAGCCTCGGGCATGATGGGCCTGACCGCTGAAATGCTGGGCAAAATGCACGGCATCACTCGCGAACAGCAGGACGCTTTCGGCGTGCGCTCCCACCAGCTCGCCCACAAGGCGACTGTGGAAGGCAAGTTCAAAGACGAAATCATCCCGATGCAGGGCTACGACGAGAACGGTTTCCTGAAACTGTTCGACTACGACGAAACCATTCGTCCGGAAACTACCCTGGAAAGCCTGGCGGCGTTGAAGCCAGCGTTTAACCCGAAGGGTGGCACCGTGACAGCCGGTACTTCGTCGCAAATCACCGATGGTGCTTCGTGCATGATCGTGATGTCGGCGCAGCGTGCACAGGACCTGGGTATCCAGCCTCTGGCGGTGATTCGTTCGATGGCAGTGGCAGGTGTGGATCCGGCAATCATGGGCTATGGTCCAGTACCGGCAACACAGAAAGCACTGAAGCGCGCGGGCCTTGGCATCAACGATATCGACTTCTTCGAGCTCAACGAAGCTTTCGCCGCACAGGCCCTGCCAGTGCTGAAAGATCTGAAAGTGCTCGACAAGATGAACGAGAAGGTTAACCTGCACGGCGGCGCGATCGCCCTGGGTCACCCGTTCGGTTGCTCCGGTGCGCGTATCTCCGGCACTTTGCTGAACGTGATGAAGCAAAATGGCGGCACCTTCGGGGTAGCCACCATGTGCATTGGTCTCGGCCAAGGCATCTCCACCGTCTTCGAACGCGTTTAAGCGTTCCGTTGACGGAAGCCGGGGCCAAGTGCCCCGGTTTTTGTTTTTCCGGATTTATTTTGTTTTTATTTTGAAAAAATTTGAGTGAGGGCCAAACCATGCCGATACAACCTGGGCTCTACCAACATTACAAAGGTCCGCAGTACCGCGTATTCAGTATTGCGCGGCATTCGGAAACGGAAGAAGAAGTGGTCTTCTACCAAGCCCTGTATGGCGATTACGGCTTTTGGGTGCGCCCCTTGAGCATGTTCCTGGAGTCGGTCGAGGTTGACGGTGAACAGGTGCCACGCTTTGCTTTGGTGCAAGCCGAACCGAGCCTTTTTACCAAGCCATAAGCTGAGAGCGCGCAGAACCCTGCGCTTGACCTCACCTTGTAGCCACTATATATAGCGGTGCCGCGTCAGGCGCCAACCGCCTTTCACTTCTAGAATTCAGGAATTTTCTGATCCATGGGCAAATCGCTGGTCATTGTGGAATCCCCGGCTAAGGCCAAGACCATCAACAAGTATCTGGGTAACCAATACGTGGTGAAGTCGAGTATCGGCCATATCCGAGACCTGCCCACCAGCGGTTCGGCTAGCGCCAGCAAAGAGCCAGCCGCCAAGCGCGGCAAAGCCGCTGCGGGTGAAGGTCCGGTGCTCTCGCCTAAAGAGAAAGCGCGCAAGCAGCTGGTCTCGCGCATGGGTGTCGATCCCGATCATGGCTGGAAAGCCAAGTACGAGATCCTCCCGGGCAAGGAAAAGGTTATCGAAGAGCTGCGCCGGCTCGCCAAGGATGCTGACACCATCTATCTCGCAACCGACTTGGATCGCGAGGGGGAAGCCATTGCCTGGCACCTGCGCGAAGCCATCGGTGGTGACGACAGCCGCTACAAGCGCGTGGTGTTCAACGAAATCACCAAGAAAGCGATTCAGGAAGCCTTCTCCAAACCAGGCGAGCTGGACATCGACCGTGTCAACGCCCAGCAGGCGCGTCGTTTCCTCGACCGCGTGGTGGGTTACATGGTTTCGCCGCTGCTGTGGGCCAAGATCGCCCGTGGCCTGTCCGCCGGTCGCGTGCAATCGGTTGCCGTGAAGCTGGTGGTGGAGCGTGAGCGTGAAATCCGCGCGTTCATCCCGGAAGAGTACTGGGAAGTCCACGCTGACCTCGGCACTGCCAAGGGCGCTACCGTGCGTTTCGACGTCGCTCGCGAGAAGGGCGAAGCGTTCAAGCCGCTGAACGAAGCCCAGGCCATGGCTGCGCTGGAGAAGCTCAAGGCTTCCAGCTACAGCATCGTCAAGCGCGAAGACAAACCGACCAGCAGCAAGCCGTCGGCACCGTTCATCACGTCCACCCTGCAGCAGGCCGCGAGCAACCGCCTGGGCTTCGGCGTGAAGAAAACCATGATGATGGCCCAGCGCTTGTACGAAGCCGGCTACATCACTTATATGCGTACCGACTCCACCAACCTCTCGGCCGATGCCGTGACGATGGCGCGTACGTATATTGAAGGTGAATTCGGCAAGAAGTACCTGCCGGAAACCCCGAACGTCTACAGCAGCAAAGAAGGCGCACAAGAGGCTCACGAAGCGATTCGTCCGTCTGACGCCAACACCGAGCCAAGCAAGCTGTCGGGCATGGAGCGTGATGCAGAGCGGCTTTACGAGCTGATCTGGCGCCAGTTCCTCGCCTGCCAGATGCTGCCGGCGCAATACCTGTCGACCACGGTCACTGTCGGTGCCGGCGATTTCGAGCTGCGCGCCAAGGGCCGTATCCTCAAGTTCGACGGTTACACCCGCGTCATGCCGCAAATCGCCAAGCCTGGCGATGACGACGTGCTGCCGGACATGGCCCAGGGCGACGCGATGAAGCTGATCAAGCTTGATCCGACCCAGCACTTCACCAAGCCGCCGGCGCGTTACTCGGAAGCGAGCCTGGTTAAAGAAATGGAAAAACGCGGTATCGGTCGTCCTTCGACCTACGCGGCGATCATTTCGACCATCCAGGACCGTGGTTATGTAGCGCTGCACAACCGTCGTTTCTACTCGGAAAAGATGGGTGACATCGTCACCGAGCGCCTGTCCGAGAGCTTCTCCAATCTCATGGACTACGGCTTCACCGCCGGCATGGAAGAGAATCTCGATGACGTGGCCCAGGGCGAGCGCGACTGGAAAAACGTGCTGGACGAGTTCTACGGCGACTTCAAGAAGAAGCTCGAAGTGGCCGAAAGCCCGGAAAGCGGCATGCGTGCCAACCAGCCGGTGATGACCGACATTCCGTGCCTGACCTGTGGCCGTCCGATGCAGATCCGTACCGCATCGACCGGCGTTTTCCTCGGTTGCTCGGGTTACAGCCTGCCGCCGAAAGAGCGCTGCAAGGCCACCGTCAACCTGGTGCCGGGTGATGAAATCGCCGCGGACGACGAAGGTGAATCGGAATCGCTGGTGCTGCGTGGCAAGCATCGTTGCCCGATCTGCAGCACGGCGATGGACGCTTACCTGCTCGACGAGAAGCGCAAGCTGCACATCTGCGGCAACAACCCGGATTGCGACGGCTACGAAATCGAAGAGGGCACCTATCGCATCAAGGGCTACGAAGGTCCGAGCCTGGAATGCGACAAGTGTGGCAGCGAGATGCAGCTCAAGACTGGCCGTTTCGGCAAGTTCTTCGGTTGCACCAACGCAACGTGCAAGAACACCCGCAAACTGCTGAAAAGCGGTGATGCGGCGCCGCCGAAGATGGATCCGGTGAAGATGCCTGAGCTGAAATGCGAAAAGGTCAACGACACCTACATCCTGCGCGACGGTGCTTCTGGCCTGTTCCTGGCCGCCAGCCAGTTCCCGAAAAACCGCGAGACCCGTGCACCGCTGGTCATGGAAATCATCCCGCACAAGGATGAGATCGATCCGAAGTACCACTTCCTCTGTGAAGCGCCGAAAAAGGACCCGGACGGTCTCCCTGCCGTGATCCGTTACAGTCGCAAGACCAAAGAGCAGTACGTGCAGACGGAAGTCGACGGTAAGCCGACTGGCTGGAAAGCGTATTACGACGGTGGCAAGTGGACAGTTGAAGACAAGCGCCCGGCAGCCAAAGCTTAAACGGCGCTGTACATAAAAGGCCGCATGACAACCCTCGGGTTTTCATGCGGCCTTTTTGTTTGGGGCTTGCGGTGTGCTTGGGTGATCCACGACACTGTCTGACCTGCGTGAAGCAATTATTTCGTTGTGGAGGCTGCCGTCATGGCCCACGAACTCTATACCCGTACCAATCAGAAGATTTATTTCGCCGGCCTGTCGCTGGAAGCGCTTGCCAAGGCAGAAGAGGGGCGGGCGATGAACTCCCTGGCGCTGATTCAGGCCGGGCGCGAATCGGCGTTGTTTCACTTGTACGGTGCGTTGCTGGGGCTGTGCCATGAAATTGCCGGTTTCTATCGCTTGCCTCAGGCCAATGCGCCTCGGGCAGAGATGTTGCTGACTCGGGAAGTACTGGAAGCCATTGCCATTCCCGAAATGGCCGAGATGGTCGAGTTGGCGCAAAACCCGGAAACCTGGTTGGCCAAGCTGCTGTCGGCTCATGCTGCGTTGTTCCAGCCGCCGCGTGCACCGCACAAACCCAAGGGCGACGTGACGCAGCCGCTGATCCTGGCCGTTAATCTGGATGAAGAAGATTCGCCGGAAGAGCTGAGCCGGGAGGAGTTGGAGAGCTGGCGTCAGAACCTGAAAGGCCTGGCGATTCGTTTTCGCGAAGGGTTGAACGAGTGCTGAAGGGTTGAGTGTTTAACGGAGGGGCCGACGGGCTGTCCGTTTCAGGGATGAGTGCTGTGAGAAATGTCTCTTCGTAATGGCATCTGGTCAAGATCCTGAGCGAAGCCTGTCCGATGCCTATATAATCGCCGCCTTTCGTGGAGAACAGACCTTTATGCCAACGTCCTTTCTAGAAATTGTCGAGTTACCAGACGGCCGAATCGAGCTGCGCAGGGCCGAGGACGAGGGTTCTCTGGTTACTTTGGATTTCTCTGAGGATGCCAAAGCGTTCCTGCAGGGCCAACACGTGGAAGTCGCCAAGGCGATGTTGAGCGTCGGCGTTCAGATGGCTGGCCGCTTGGTTGAAGGTGATTTCAATACGGATGAGAGCTCACGGGTCCTTCATTGATCCCGTTCGTCGCTTTTTCCTGATACCGCTACAGACCGGCTTCTCTATCCTTGGAGAAGCCCCGCGCAGTTCAGTGCGTGCTTCGTTTAACCCAGTCGAATGTTCAGACTTTGTGCGTCCCCGGTCCGGGCGGCGCTGATCAACTGTTGTCGTGAAGTGGTGCTCAGTGGATTGAGCCAGCTGACGACCGTGTGGCTGCGACCCAGACGCAACGCTTCGCAGGTCAGCTGTTGTGCACTCTGGGTGCCGCGCGGTTGCAGCAACAGAATGCGTTCACGATTCAGGCCGGCGTCTCGAAGCCAGGTTTGTGTCAGGCTGGCCGGCGGGGCGATCAATGTCAGCCAGCGCGCGTCCTGATCCTCGCTCAGTTCCCTGAGGATCGGTGCCAGAAGGCTCAGGCAGTTCCCGGCCGCACCACGCAATGACAGCTCACTGAAAACTTCAGGTTCGGCGCTCCAGGGCGACTCGACCACATCCTTCAGAATCGGTGCCATCGGCTGCACCATGAACGCCTCGAACAACGGCAGTTGGGCTTGCTGTGATGTGTGTGGGAACTGCATAAAGCCTCCTTTAGCGGCGAATGACGCCGACACTCAAGCCTTCGATCACCAGTTCCTGATCTTTCAGGTTCACTTCGATGGGGGCGAATTCAGGGTTTTCTGCAATCAACCAGACTTTGCTGCCGTCACGCTTGAAGCGTTTGACCGTTACTTCGTCGCCGATCCGCGCCACCACGATCTGGCCGTTGCGGGCCTCACGGGTGGTATGGACAGCCAGCAGGTCGCCGTCGAAAATGCCCACGTCCTTCATGCTCATGCCATGAACGCGCAGTAAATAGTCAGCGCGAGGATGGAAAAAGGCTGGGTTGATGTTGCAGGATTCTTCGATGTGCTGCTGGGCAAGGATCGGTGCACCGGCAGCCACTCGGCCAATGATGGGCAGGGTGGATTCGTCGGCCTTGGCTTCGAAACCAGGGATGCGAATGCCGCGGGATGCGCCCGGCGTCATCTCGATCGCACCCTTGCGAGCCAGCGCCTTGAGGTGTTCTTCCGCTGCGTTGGGCGACTTGAAACCCAGTTCCTGAGCGATTTCCGCGCGGGTCGGCGGGTAGCCGTTGTCTTCCAGGCAGCGTTTGATGAAGGCCAGAATCTCGGCTTGGCGTGGCGTCAGCTTAAGCATATTGATCGCTCTGTCTTTTTATACAGTGACTGGGATTATATACAGTGAAAGCGACTTGGCAATGCCCCTTTTTTTACCGGCCGCCAGACGGTCGATCAGCCGGCTGATTAAAGCGTCGTCGTTGTATGGTTAAATAGCTGACCGGCCATTCCCAAAACGAACCGCCAGACTTGACAAGGCCTGGACTGAAACGTATGTTTCAAACAAGTGTTTGTCAGGCGGAGTAGCCATGGCCCAGTCGGAAACCGTTGAACGCATTCTTGATGCTGCCGAGCAGTTGTTCGCGGAAAAAGGTTTCGCAGAAACCTCGTTGCGTCTGATCACCAGCAAGGCCGGTGTCAATCTGGCGGCGGTGAACTATCACTTCGGGTCGAAGAAGGCGCTGATTCAAGCCGTCTTCTCGCGCTTTCTCGGGCCTTTCTGTCTAAGCCTTGATAAAGAGCTGGAGCGGCGTCAGGCCAAGCCCGAGAACAAGCCGACACTTGAAGAGCTGCTGGAAATTCTCGTCGAGCAAGCCCTGGTGGTACAGCCACGCAG contains:
- the topA gene encoding type I DNA topoisomerase, with amino-acid sequence MGKSLVIVESPAKAKTINKYLGNQYVVKSSIGHIRDLPTSGSASASKEPAAKRGKAAAGEGPVLSPKEKARKQLVSRMGVDPDHGWKAKYEILPGKEKVIEELRRLAKDADTIYLATDLDREGEAIAWHLREAIGGDDSRYKRVVFNEITKKAIQEAFSKPGELDIDRVNAQQARRFLDRVVGYMVSPLLWAKIARGLSAGRVQSVAVKLVVEREREIRAFIPEEYWEVHADLGTAKGATVRFDVAREKGEAFKPLNEAQAMAALEKLKASSYSIVKREDKPTSSKPSAPFITSTLQQAASNRLGFGVKKTMMMAQRLYEAGYITYMRTDSTNLSADAVTMARTYIEGEFGKKYLPETPNVYSSKEGAQEAHEAIRPSDANTEPSKLSGMERDAERLYELIWRQFLACQMLPAQYLSTTVTVGAGDFELRAKGRILKFDGYTRVMPQIAKPGDDDVLPDMAQGDAMKLIKLDPTQHFTKPPARYSEASLVKEMEKRGIGRPSTYAAIISTIQDRGYVALHNRRFYSEKMGDIVTERLSESFSNLMDYGFTAGMEENLDDVAQGERDWKNVLDEFYGDFKKKLEVAESPESGMRANQPVMTDIPCLTCGRPMQIRTASTGVFLGCSGYSLPPKERCKATVNLVPGDEIAADDEGESESLVLRGKHRCPICSTAMDAYLLDEKRKLHICGNNPDCDGYEIEEGTYRIKGYEGPSLECDKCGSEMQLKTGRFGKFFGCTNATCKNTRKLLKSGDAAPPKMDPVKMPELKCEKVNDTYILRDGASGLFLAASQFPKNRETRAPLVMEIIPHKDEIDPKYHFLCEAPKKDPDGLPAVIRYSRKTKEQYVQTEVDGKPTGWKAYYDGGKWTVEDKRPAAKA
- a CDS encoding DUF6586 family protein, yielding MAHELYTRTNQKIYFAGLSLEALAKAEEGRAMNSLALIQAGRESALFHLYGALLGLCHEIAGFYRLPQANAPRAEMLLTREVLEAIAIPEMAEMVELAQNPETWLAKLLSAHAALFQPPRAPHKPKGDVTQPLILAVNLDEEDSPEELSREELESWRQNLKGLAIRFREGLNEC
- the sulA gene encoding SOS-induced cell division inhibitor SulA, which encodes MQFPHTSQQAQLPLFEAFMVQPMAPILKDVVESPWSAEPEVFSELSLRGAAGNCLSLLAPILRELSEDQDARWLTLIAPPASLTQTWLRDAGLNRERILLLQPRGTQSAQQLTCEALRLGRSHTVVSWLNPLSTTSRQQLISAARTGDAQSLNIRLG
- the lexA gene encoding transcriptional repressor LexA, giving the protein MLKLTPRQAEILAFIKRCLEDNGYPPTRAEIAQELGFKSPNAAEEHLKALARKGAIEMTPGASRGIRIPGFEAKADESTLPIIGRVAAGAPILAQQHIEESCNINPAFFHPRADYLLRVHGMSMKDVGIFDGDLLAVHTTREARNGQIVVARIGDEVTVKRFKRDGSKVWLIAENPEFAPIEVNLKDQELVIEGLSVGVIRR